One part of the Symphalangus syndactylus isolate Jambi chromosome 1, NHGRI_mSymSyn1-v2.1_pri, whole genome shotgun sequence genome encodes these proteins:
- the OR6Q1 gene encoding olfactory receptor 6Q1, whose translation MQSYTKNWTQVTEFVMMGFAGIHEAHLLFFILFLTMYLFTLVENLAIILVVGLNHRLWRPMYFFLTHLSCLEIWYTSVTVPKMLAGFIGVDGGKNISYAGCLSQLFIFTFLGATECFLLAAMAYDHYVAICMPLHYGALVSWGTCIRLAAACWLVGFLTPILPIYLMSQLTFCGPNVIDHFFCDASPLLALSCSDVTWKETVDFLVSLAVLLASSMVSAVSYGNIVWTLLHIRSAAKCWKAFSTCAAHLTVVSLFYGTLFFVYVRTKVTSSINFNKVVSVFYSIVTPMLNPLIYSLRNKEVKGALGRVFSLKSWKGQ comes from the coding sequence ATGCAGTCATATACCAAAAACTGGACCCAGGTAACTGAATTTGTCATGATGGGCTTTGCTGGCATCCATGAAGCACACCTCCTCTTCTTCATACTCTTCCTCACCATGTACCTGTTCACCTTGGTGGAGAATTTGGCCATCATTTTAGTGGTGGGTTTGAACCACCGACTATGGAGACCCATGTATTTCTTCCTGACACACTTGTCCTGCCTTGAAATCTGGTACACTTCTGTTACAGTGCCCAAGATGCTGGCTGGTTTTATTGGGGTGGATGGTGGCAAGAATATCTCTTACGCTGGCTGCCTGTCGCAGCTCTTCATCTTCACCTTTCTTGGGGCAACTGAGTGTTTCCTACTGGCTGCCATGGCCTATGATCATTAtgtggccatttgtatgcctCTCCACTATGGGGCTTTGGTGTCCTGGGGCACCTGCATCCGTCTGGCAGCTGCTTGTTGGCTGGTAGGCTTCCTCACACCCATCTTGCCAATCTACCTCATGTCTCAGCTAACATTTTGTGGCCCAAATGTCATTGACCACTTCTTCTGTGATGCCTCACCCTTGCTAGCCTTGTCATGCTCAGATGTCACTTGGAAGGAGACTGTGGATTTCCTGGTGTCTCTGGCTGTGCTACTGGCCTCCTCTATGGTCAGTGCTGTGTCCTACGGCAACATTGTCTGGACACTGCTGCACATCCGCTCAGCTGCTAAGTGCTGGAAGGCCTTCTCTACCTGTGCAGCTCACCTGACTGTGGTGAGCCTCTTCTATGGCACTCTTTTCTTTGTGTATGTCCGGACCAAGGTGACCTCCTCCATCAACTTCAACAAGGTGGTATCTGTCTTCTACTCTATTGTCACGCCCATGCTCAATCCTCTCATCTACAGTCTTAGGAACAAGGAAGTGAAGGGAGCTCTGGGTCGAGTCTTTTCTCTCAAGTCTTGGAAGGGACAGTGA